acatgcaggaaatagtctcaggtcggactcaaatccctggacctctgcgtcgaggtatACACCtctatatgtgcgcccgctctacccactgaaccaacctggGCACAAGGTTTGAATAGAAAAATCCATTAAAAACTGTAAAGCAGCTGTATGGTGGACAACCGTACCGACAACCATATTTAACTACTTTTTGAATCGTGTCCGTCTCGTGACTCGTGCGTCAGCACGGCGTGCTGCTCTGCTGGCTGTACATGTCGTACTCCCGGTACAGGATGTAGTCCTTAAGTCGCTCCGGCAACGGCAGGAAGCTCATGAAGACGGGCGATCGGAGACGAAGGCGGCCAAGACAACGACGGATCCTCAGACGACAGAGATGCTGCAGACAGCGAGCGTTCTCTGGAGGAGAAGAggatacaacacacacacacacacacacacacacacacacacacacacacacacacacacacacacacacacacacacacacacacacacagagagacacacacacacacacacacacacacacacacacacacacacacacacacacacacacacacacacacacacagagacacacacacacacacacacacacacacacagagagagagacacacacacacacacacacacacacacacacacacacacacacacacacacacacacacacagacgacacacacacacacacacacacacacacacacacacacacacacacagagacacacacacacacacacacacacacacacacacacgtatacacacagagacacacacacacacac
This is a stretch of genomic DNA from Sander vitreus isolate 19-12246 unplaced genomic scaffold, sanVit1 ctg594_0, whole genome shotgun sequence. It encodes these proteins:
- the LOC144514474 gene encoding dynein axonemal heavy chain 12-like, which codes for MLDYLDHVTLCSKLKAAVMEQQQWPDICRLQENARCLQHLCRLRIRRCLGRLRLRSPVFMSFLPLPERLKDYILYREYDMYSQQSSTPC